GCAGATGATGGTGGAGGATCAGGCAAGCTGAGAGAGGACTTAGGGATGCTGCCACCGGGAGACATTAGAAACTGCATACTGGCTTTGGCCGATATGGAGCCTACCATGGAGCAGCTATTGCAGTACCGATTCAAAGAAGGCGATCTGAAGGGTCAGAGCTTTGGTAATCTGCTCATCGCCTCTATGAATGATATCAGTGGTAATTTCGAGGAAGCCATTCAGAAAATATGTGACGTTTTAGCTGTGACAGGAAAGGTTCTGCCCGTTACCCTTAGAAATATTACCCTCTATGCAAAGCTCCAAAATGGCACTGTCGTTAAAGGAGAGTCCAACATACCAATCAGAAGTAAGGCAGAAAAAAGCCCTATCGAAAAGGTTTTCATTAAGCCCAAGGAGGCTGAAACCATTAAAGATGCCTTATGTGCCATTGAAGATGCAGATATTGTTCTATTGGGTCCTGGCAGCTTATATACCAGCGTTGTACCGAATTTACTTGTAAAAAATATAAAGGAAAGCTTAAATAAAACAACGGCTATCAAAGTGTATATCACCAATGTGATGACACAGCCAGGAGAAACCGATGGATATACAGTCTCCTCCTATGTGAAGGGGCTTTTAAACCATTGGCCAGAGGGACGACTGGATTATGTAATTGCTAATACGGGCACCATCAGTGATATTGTCAGCTCAAAATATGAAACAGAAGGATCGGAAGTTACAAAGCTAACCGAATACGATAGAGAAATCCTAAGTCATATGGGGATTCAACTGATCACAGCAGATTTAATCGATATCAAAAAGGACTATGTGCGCCATGATGCCATTCAATTGTCGAAGATGATTATTGATTTGGTGCTCCAATATAAAGTTGCCAGTGACAAGAGTCGTATTATCGATTATTTTTATTTAAGAGAATTATTGAAGAAATCATAAAAGCCCGTAAGGGCTTTTTTGATGGAGGATTGACGGAATTATGCTTCTTCCATAAGAGATTCTTCTTCATCATCTACTTCAAATGGAAGGATGATATTTAATATAATACCAACAATGGCAGCTAGAGCCATGCCCACAAGCTTTATTTCTACAAAGCTTAATTTTATCGGTATGGTAGCGCCACCGAGACCAAATACTAATATCACCGCGATGATAATCATATTTCTAGATTTAGAGAAATCAACCCTATTATCCACCAGTGTTCGAGCGCCAATAGAAGCAATCATTCCAAATAAAACAATGACAGCGCCTCCGATAACTGGCTTTGGAATCGTACTTGTGAATGCATTCAGCTTTGGAATCAGTCCGATGAGTATGGTTATAACGGCAGCAATTCGCATGACTTTGGGATCCCACACTTTGGTTAGGGCTACGACTCCTGTATTTTGTGAATACGTTGTATTTGCTGGACCTCCAAAAAGAGCAGAGACCGAAGTAGCCACGCCATCCCCTATGAGTGTACGTGTAAGGCCTGGATCCTTAGCCAAGTCTTTTTTCACAACGCCACTCATTGCAAGAACATCACCAATATGCTCCACCACTGTTGTAAGTGCAATTGGTGCAACAATCATCGTTGCTCCCAAATTAAATTTAGGTAGTGAAAAGTTTGGGATGCCAAACCAAGCTGCTTGAGCAATTGGAGAATAATCTACTCTGCCTAAGATGGATGCCAATAGATATCCTGCGCCTAGACCAATGATAACAGGAACAATTCTAAGAAAACCTTTTCCAAATACAGATATGGCAATAATCGTGACTAAGGTCAACATGGATAACAGCCAATCCTGAGAAGCCATGTTAATTGCATTAGGAGCTAGGGTCATGCTGATTACAATAATAATAGGACCTGTAACGATGGGAGGGAAATATTTTAGAATTTTTTCAGAACCATAGATAGAAATCAATAAAGCAAAAATTATGTAAATAAAGCCGGCGACAATAATTCCTCCTCTTGCATACTCTAAGCCATATAATTCCCCTGCCAGAATAACAGGTGCAATAAATGAGAATGAGGAGCCAAGATATGCAGGAACTTTACTTTGTGTAATAAAATGAAATATCAAAGTACCAATTCCAGACATAATGAGAGCAACACCGATATCCAGTCCCGTTAATATAGGCACTAATACCGTAGAAGCAAAAAGTGTAAAAACATGTTGAAGACCTAGAGCTAAGCCTTTCATTGCACCGAGGGAGCTAATGTCTTCGATTGGAGCATTATGTACTTTTTTAACTTTACCCATTTACATTTCCTCCTTTAGATATCAATCAATTTGTATAAGCGCATAAAGTATGGGACGATCCTCCTCCCTATTTAATTTTGAAGATACGTATATACAATGATATACGCCGTATTATGAACATAATCCTTTGTCAAATAATGACCAAAATCTAAAGAGAACTTGCGAAACTATTTGTTTATTATATATAAAACTGTTTATTTAAGTACATAAGCAGTTCTAACTTAACAAAAATTGAATAGAATTGTGACTTCGCAGCGACAGCGTTATTTCATTTATATGAATTTTAAAAATACAAAATGTATTGAATATATATACGGTAGTTACTAAATATTGAAAACTGTGATTTAATATGGTAACTTAGTAATATAATAAAAACAGAATTCTAAATATGGTATATAATATACAAAAGAGCAGTTGAAGCATAAAGGAGTGGAGGTTGTGCGTGAAGAAATAAGTGCTGGAGGCGTTGTCGTTTTTGGAAATACCATATTGCTCTTAAAAAAATATAATGGAGACTGGGTACTTCCAAAAGGAAAAGTAGAACTGGACGAAACCTTTGAACAAACTGCTATTAGAGAGGTATACGAAGAAGCCTCTGTTAAAGTAGAAGTTATCAAATATCTTGGTGAAATACACTATACCTATAAAAATAATTGGGAGGATAATAATCTGATCAATAAAACTGTACATTGGTTTCTGATGCAATCTAGAACCATGGATTGTATTCCTTTAAGAGAAGAAGGCTTTATTGATGCTAAATTTATTCACATGAATAGATCGGCAGATTTAGCGAAATATCATGACGAAAAAGAAATTATAACGAAGGCCATTGCAGAATATAACAAAACCTCTAATGCATAAGAAAAATGTACCTAAAAATAGATTATAAAGGTTGTGGTAGTATGTCATTTTCAGCAGTGACAAAGGGCGAACTTGCAAGAATTTATTCGAAAGACAGATGTTGCCAATTGGCAGAGCTAGCTGCTTTAATAAGAATGTGCGGTACTCTTCAATTGGTAGGAGGTGCACAAAAGCTAAATATTAAATTAACTACGGAAAATCCGGCAATTGCAAGAAAATTATTTAAGCTTTTTAAAGATTTATTTGGTGTTCATATCGAAGTAATGATCCGTCGAAATCCAAGGCTAAGAAAAAACAATCATTACTTAATGGTTGTGACCCATGGTATGGGGAGTACGGATATTTTAGAGAAGGTTAAAATTCTAAAAAAAGAGGCGAATTCCTTCGATATTTCATATGGTGTACCTTTAATGTTACTGCAGAATCGTTGCTGTAGACGGGCTTATTTAAGAGGTGCTTTTTTAGGGGGCGGCTCAGTCAGTGATCCCGAAAAAACGTACCACTTAGAATTTGTTACCCATAGCCATGAGCATAGTGAATCTTTAAGGGATTTGATCAATGACTTTCAGTTAACCTCAAAAATCGTAGAGCGAAAGGGAAGCTACGTCGTATATTTGAAAGAAGGAGACCAGATCGTGGACTTATTGAATATTATGGAGGCTCATAGTGCTTTGTTGGAGCTGGAAAATGTACGGATCTATAAGCAGATGAGAAATGATGTAAATCGGATCGTTAATTGTGAGACAGCAAATTTAAGCAAAACTGTAGATGCGGCCATAAGGCAGATTGAAAACATAGAATATATCAAAAATACCGTAGGGTTAGGATATTTACCAGAAAACCTAAGGGAAATCGCGGAGATTAGATTGGAATATGAGGATGCAACACTGAAGGAGCTAGGGGAGATGCTCAGCCCAGCCATCGGTAAATCTGGTGTAAATCATAGACTGAGAAAAATTGATGAAATCGCCACGAAATTACAAGAAGGAAAAATAAAAAATTAAGAATATTTAATATTTTGTAGAAAATTATATTAAATAAAGTAAAATACAAAGAAAAGCTCATTTTAGGGCTTTCTTTTTTTATTATAAAATTAAGAATATTTTGCCCTTCACTACGAAAAATTGATATAATATTCTTAATAGTATGGAAGGAGTGATTTTTTTGATTAATAATATTGATATTTCAAATGCAATGACTATTAAATTGGATAATATACTTCCAGAAATGCCTCCCTTTGTTGAAGGTATTCGAAGAGCACCGGATAGGGGATTTAAGCTAACGAAGGAACAGACAGAAACTGCACTGAAAAATGCATTGCGGTACATACCAGAGGAACTGCATGAAGCTTTAGCACCAGAGTTTCTAGAGGAACTGATGACTATGGGGAGAATTTATGGTTATCGTTTTAGACCAGAGGGGCAGATCAAAGGAAAACCGATACAGGAGTATCAAGGGAATTGCATAGAGGGAAAAGCCTTCCAAGTAATGATCGACAACAATTTAGATTTTGATGTAGCGCTATATCCATATGAGTTAATAACCTATGGGGAGACAGGAAGTGTATTTCAAAACTGGATGCAGTATCGATTGGTAAAAAAATATTTAGAGGTTATGACGGACCATCAAACATTGGTTCTGGAATCAGGACATCCATTGGGATTGTTTAGATCCAAGCCAGATAGCCCAAGAGTCATTATCACCAATGCTCTCATGATTGGTATGTTTGACAATTTAGAGGATTGGGAGATTGCAGAACAAATGGGTGTAGCCAACTACGGACAAATGACTGCTGGTGGATGGATGTACATTGGACCGCAGGGAATTGTTCATGGAACATTTAACACCTTATTAAATGCAGGTCGATTAAAGTTCGGTATGGGACCGGAAGAAGATTTAAAAGGAAAGCTATTCATCAGTTCAGGTTTAGGCGGTATGAGCGGTGCACAACCTAAGGCCATTGAAATTGCAGGTGGTGTAGGTATTGTGGCAGAAGTGGACTATTCTAGAATCAAAACGAGATACGACCAAGGTTGGGTGAAGCGATACTCAGCAGATTTAAAGGAAGTGTTTGATATTGCCAAAGAATACATAGAGAAGAAAGAGCCAATGTCCATTGCTTACCATGGAAATATTGTAGATTTATTGCAGTATGTTGTAGATCATCATATCAAACTAGAACTATTGTCCGATCAAACGTCTTGTCATGCCGCATATGATGGCGGATACTGTCCGCAAGGATTGACCTTTGAAGAGCGAACTGTAATGCTGAAAAAAGATCGAGGAGCGTTTAAAAAACGGGTGGATGAAACCCTAAGAACCCATTTTAATTTGATTAAAACATTAGTAGAGAGAGGCACCTATTTCTTTGACTACGGCAATTCTTTTATGAAGGCAATCTATGATGCAGGGGTGAAAGAAATCTCTAAAAATGGCATCGATGAAAAAGACGGCTTTATATTCCCATCCTATGTGGAGGATATTATGGGACCAGAGCTTTTCGACTATGGCTATGGACCTTTCCGCTGGGTTTGCTTAAGTGGAGATCACGAGGATTTAATTAAAACAGACAAAGCCGCAATGGATTGTATTGATCCGACGAGAAGAGGCCAAGACAGAGATAACTATGTATGGATTCGAGATGCAGAAAAGAATCAGTTAGTGGTAGGAACCCAAGCTAGAATCCTTTACCAAGATGCGATGGGAAGAACTAAAATCGCACTGAAGTTCAATGAGATGGTGCGAAATGGTGAAGTAGGACCGATTATGTTGGGAAGAGACCACCACGACGTTAGCGGTACGGACTCTCCATTTAGAGAAACAGCCAACATTAAAGATGGAAGTAATGTAATGGCAGATATGGCAACCCAATGCTTTGCAGGAAATGCTGCAAGGGGTATGAGCTTAATCGCTTTACATAACGGTGGCGGTGTAGGCATTGGAAAATCCATCAATGGTGGATTTGGCATGGTGCTGGATGGCAGTGAAAGAGTGGATAAAATCTTAAATTCTGCCATGCCTTGGGACGTCATGGGCGGCGTTGCAAGAAGAGCTTGGGCAAGAAATGAGAACTCTATTTCAACCAGTATGGAGTATAACAAAAACAATGAAGGTACGGATCATATTACCATACCGTATGTACCAAAAGCAGAATTGGTTCAAGGTTTAGTTGAAGCTGCTTTCAATAAAAAATAAACCTATGAATATGAATATAAAAAATTCGTACAAAATGAGAAACATTATATTTGTTGCAGTATATTCAAATACAAAACAATGAAAGGGTGGACAAAATGAGCAATGTAAAAAAAGTAGTTCAATGTGTACCTAATTTTAGTGAAGGAAGAGACTTAGACAAGGTAGAAAGAATCATCAATCCTTTTAGGGGAAAAGAAGGCGTTAAGCTTTTAGATTATAGTACAGACTTCGACCACAACAGAGCTGTAGTTACTGTAGTAGGAGAGCCTGAAGCAGTGAAGCATGCTGTGATAGAAGCTATGAGAATCGCTATCGAGGAGATCGATATGACAAAGCACGAAGGACAGCATCCTAGAATGGGCGCAATCGACGTTGTACCCTTCATACCGATTAAAAATATGACCATGGAAGAAGCAGTTGAGCTGGCAAAGGAAGTAGGAAAAGAAGCTTGGGAAAAGTATAACCTACCGATATTCCTTTATGAGAAGGCAGCATCTAATCCGGAGAGAGAAAACCTTGCAACGGTTCGAAAGGGACAATTTGAAGGCATGGCAGAAAAGGTAAAAGCTCCTGAGTGGGCTCCTGACTTTGGAAATGGGGAAATCCATCCTACAGCTGGTATAACCGCTGTGGGCGCTAGAATGCCATTGGTAGCCTTCAACGTGAACCTAGATAGTCCAACGCTGGAAATCGCTAACAAAATCGCGAAAAATGTAAGACATTTATCCGGTGGATTGAGATACTGTAAAGGGATTGGCATCGAGCTGAAGGAACGTGGTATCGTACAGGTATCCATGAACATGACGGACTATACAAAAACAGCTCTATACCGTGCTTTTGAGCTTATAAAGATAGAAGCAAGACGATATGGCGTTAATGTAATTGGCAGCGAAATCATCGGTCTATTGCCTATGGAAGCTCTCATAGACACAGCAGTGTATTACTTAGGGGTAGAAGATTTTTCAATGGATCAGGTTTTAGAATATAGAATGATGGAATAGATAAAAGCAATGGAGAACCCTATAGAAGGGGATTCCATTGCTTTTTTATGTTTTGTATTTTTACTATTTACTAAGACATAAACTATAGTTTTAATCTGCCATTTACAGATCGAGCGTTTACTACTTCCTTTGCAAAAACATAAGGGCTATAAGTGAAGGTTGTTAGAATAATAAATAGAAATAAGAATAGGACGGTAGTTCTTAAATGACTTATTTTATGGGTTTCTTTGCTAAACATCCATGTAACGAGAAGGCTAAACAATAAAATTAAAAATATAATCACATATTGGGAACCATAAGGAGATAGTAGCTTTGGATAAATAACGGTATATCGATCATCGTAAAATTCATTGAAAAATTTCATAAAGACGATATAGGTACTGAAGGACAGCAGTAGAACATAGACATTTTTATTCAACTTTTTTGAAAGATACATGAATACAATAAAAACCAAGCCAATGGGAATTACAGTCACCATGCCTAAATAAGCCAACATCGGCAGTGTAGTAAAAATATTATGAGCGAACATTTCTACGATGGAGCCCCAAGTGATGATCGTATCCTTTAAAAGAATACCCGCTGTTTCACTGATAGAATGCTGTATTTGCATCGTTAAAATACTGATAAAAAATAAAATTAACAAGTAGCTAGACATCACTGGGTTTGAATCAAACCATGAATTTAACTTTTCGAAGCCTTTTTTATCGGATAGACCGTATTTTAATATGAATAGAACAATGCCTACAACAATGAGCCACCCTATGGATTTTAGCACCTGACTTATTTCTGAAAATAAATTAAATTGTCCATATTCAGTGATATACGCCTCTAGCAATGCACCAACCTCTGCAACTTTAGATAGATTGATAGAATCAGAAGTGTCTAGCACTGTACCTATATTTTCGTTACAATCATAGGTTAATGTGGAGGCGATCATACCAAAATTTCGAAATAAAGCATATTCTCCCTGTAAATATCCATCGTCCAGTTCGTAGGAGATATTTTGTCCATCAGCAGTAGTAGCCAGTTGATGGAGTATTTTGTTCGCTGTTTTTCTCTCCGTTCTTGGTTTTACAAAAGTAGCGATTTTCAAAGGGGTATCTCCATCAGAGGATAGATGATCGAGATAAATGATCTCAGCTTTTTCAGGAAAGGTCATGGAATCTCTTAAATATTGTTCAACGCCCATAGAACCTGTATGCTTTCCATTAAAACCTGCAAAAAGAAGGTTTGAGTCTAAAGGTTTTTCTGTAGTAGATAGTATACGGGCTAATTCAAGGATTAAGGAAATTGAGGCTCCATTGTCAGCGGCGCCAGGATAAACTTTTCCATCCCAATTTAACCCTAAACCATCGATTGATGTTGCTATGACAAGGTAATCTCCATTGGGATAATTCTTTCCCGGCAGAACGTTATAGATATTACTAGATAAAATTTCTTGAAAGGTAATTGGGATATGGATATCTAGGTGGTACCCTCTATTTGTATAATCTAATAATGCTTTATATGTATTTTTTGGTACCCCTATTTTAATCAACCCATTGGCAGGGATCATCGTATTTTTATCACCAAGGTGAACCTTTCTTTTTGTAGTAAAGTTATGATCTAAGTAAATAATGACTTTAGCTTTTCCTAAATAATATAATCGATGGTCTATTTCTTCGTCACTGAGCCGTAGTTTTTTCATAGGATTGTCTTCATAATCGATCAGAACGGCCTGATCTTTAAATTGTTCATCGCCCTGAGTAATTTCTTTAGGGTCTGTAATATGATTCATCCGACCTTTAAAGCTTCCACCCATACTCATATTGTCCATTATGAACATAAAGTTTTTCTGTTCTTCATAGGCATCAACGAATTTTCCATCAGATTCGATCACATTAAATTTCGGTACGCCATTCCACGTAAAGTTGACCGCCTTAAACTCCTGTCTATAGCCTTCGCTGGTAAAGCTGCGGAGTCCCATGTCTTTAAAATGATCTTCTATGTAGGCTAGAACCTTTTCATTACCCTTGGTGCCGATTAATCTGCCTTCATATTCCGGTGATGTCAATGAATCTAAATGGGACTTAATATTACTTTCGTTAATACTTGTTTTCATTGGCTGTCCACTTGAAAAAACAGTGGTAAGTACAATAAAGAATAATAGGGGCATTGCAAGCTTTAAACATACTTTCTTCAAACGATGCACCTCCTGCTCTGGTTTATTTTTCGTAGCATATTGGAATGAATGCCACACATGGCTTGGATATCAGTTTGTACATATCCCATAGACCCTTTGATATCTTCAAGTTTGGAGCAAAAATCAGTAAAATCATAAGATGCAAAAATAAAATCTCTCCTACACCAAATTAATTCCAGTTTAGATATAATTAGTTCTATTATATAATAAAATCAGATAAAATAAAATATTTTGAAAATAATTAGAAGGTTTGGCGTAAATGGTTCTGAAACTACCGAAACTCTACAAAACCTCCCATATAGATAAAATATAAAAACATCTACAGTTTTGAAGGGGGAAAATAATACGGACCTACCCGTTGTGTGAAAAATTAATGGAAAGAGGATTTTTCCATGGCGATGGATATGGACTTAAATAGATTCATGAAGATCGTGATAATTTATTAGAAAAAATAGGTACAGGGAAATGAATCAAGCTTACAAGTTTATTGAGAGATGGTAATATGCTGGAAACATATTGTTGTGCGTAATGTCAAAATGAAATCGATTGAAAATAATAAACTGTAGATTTCATTTATGGGCTTCAGTACAAAAGAATAATGAGGAATTCAAATCTATCATATTTTGCGTAGCCTTAGAATAAAATTTTGATCTTTCCATGGATTCCTATAGTGAGATCGAGATTTTTATGATAAAATACTAAAGATTAGAATCGATACGCTAAGGAGAAGAAAGGAATCGAATAAAATGAATGTAGGATTTATATCTTTAGGATGTAGTAAGAACTTGGTTGTGACAGAAGAAATCATCGGCTTATTTAAAAGCAACCATTTTAATATAGTGAATAAAAAAGAAGATGCAGAAATCATCGTTATCAATACTTGTGGATTTATAGAATCAGCAAAGCAAGAAGCCATCAACACCATATTAGAAATGGCGAAGCTCAAAAATAACAAATGCAAATATTTGATTGTAGCGGGATGTTTGGTCCAGCGATACAAAAAAGAGTTGGAAAAAGCAATTCCAGAGGTGGATTTATTCATCAGTATCAGTGAATACAAGCAGATCTGGAAGGAAATTGAGAATTTATTGGACTTAGAGACCGGCAAGGAGTCGAATCTAGACTATCATAATAGGGTATTGACCACAGGCAGTAATATGGCGTATTTAAAAATAGGGGAAGGCTGTGATAATCACTGTACCTATTGTGCCATTCCAAATATTCAAGGCCCTTATATCTCTAGAACCATGGAGGATATTCTAAAAGAGGCTAGAAATCTTGCGAAACAAGGGATCAAAGAGCTGATCGTTATTGCACAGGATACGACAAAATATGGCCTGGATATCTATGGAGAAGCAAGACTTCCACAGCTATTAGAGGAACTTTGTAAAATAGAAGACATCGAGTGGGTCAGATTCTTATACGTATATCCAGAGAGCATAACGGATGAACTGATCAAAGTCGTGGGAGAGAATGACAAGATCTGTAATTATTTTGATATTCCAATTCAGCATATATCAGATTCTGTATTAAAACGAATGAATAGAAAAAGTGATGGTGCCAGTGTAAGAAATATCATTGAAAAAATAAGAAGAGAAATTCCAGATGTGATCATAAGAACAACTTTAATCGTAGGGTTCCCAGGAGAAACAGAGGAAGACTTCAAAGAGCTGTATGAATTTGTGGAGGAAACCAAGTTCGACAAGCTGGGGGTGTTTGCTTATTCTAAAGAGGACAATACACCAGCAGCAAAGCTGAAAGAACAGATTCATCATGCGACGAAAAAAAGCAGACTTCGTAAGATCATGGCGTTACAGGAAAAGATATCGAGAGAAAGCTTAGAGCAAAAAGTAGGGAATGTTTACAAAGTATTAATAGAGTCCAGAACCAAAGGGGGCAATTACTATATCGGCAGAACCTATATGGATGTTCCCGATATGGATGGTGTCGTTTATATCGTCAATAATACGAAGGAAAATTTAATGAATACCTTTGTAGATTGCAGGATTCAAAGAGCAAAGGATTATGACTTATTTGGCGAATTATATACAGAAGGAAAATAAAAAATGGAACCAGGAACTATCATCACATGATACTTCCTGTTTTTTTATGACCTAACCCAATTTATGCGACCGAAGGAAGCAATAAATCGATGGTAGGTCAAACGCAACGAACACCAAATTTGCACGACCGGAGGAAGTGAACAAATTTGAGTTGTGAGACTGCGAAATAACCCGATTTATGCGACCGAAGGAAGCAATAAATCGATGGTAGGTCAAACTTTACTTGTTTTAGTAGGAATACAAAAACTATGATATTTTTAAAGAATCTATTATAATGGAAGTAATACAACTTACTTAAAGAAAGATATTTGAAATAATTTTAGTACAAATAGGTAGCCAATATTAAAGATAAAACCTGTTTACCTATGAAACCGAGGTGAAATAAAATGAGCAATCAATTCGTACATCTACACGTTCATACGGAATACAGTCTTTTAGATGGATTCACTGTGATTAATAAGGCAATGGAACGAGTAAAGGAGATGGGTATGAACGCCATCGCCATTACAGACCATGGCAGTATGTTCGGTGTAGTGGACTTTTATAAAGCAGCAAAGAAAAATGGCATCAAACCCATCATTGGCTGTGAGGTATATACCGCACCTAGAAGTATGGCGGATAAAGATCCACAGAAGGATAAAAACCAAGGTCATCTCGTTTTATTGGCGAAAAACGAAGAAGGCTATCAGAATATCATAAAGATGGTATCCAATGGTTTTTTAGAAGGTTTTTATTATAAGCCGAGAATCGATTACGATGAACTTGAAAGGCATAGCAAGGGAATCATCTGTTTGAGTGCCTGCCTTGCAGGGGATATTCAGCAGCTTTTACTGCAGGATCAATACGAAAGCGCTAAGGCTTTGGCTCTAAGACTCAATGCCATGTTTGAGGAAAATAGCTTTTATTTAGAGCTACAGGATCACAACATGGCGGAGCAAAAAAAGGTGAATTTAGGGTTGATAAAGCTGAGCAGAGAAACGGGAATCCCTTTGGTTGCAACCAACGATGCCCATTATATCAATAAGGAGGATGCCAAAGCACACGATATTTTACTCTGCATACAAACTGGAAAGATTGTAGAAGATCAAGAGCGGATGAGATTTCCCAATGATGAATTTTATCTAA
Above is a genomic segment from Alkaliphilus oremlandii OhILAs containing:
- a CDS encoding uracil-xanthine permease family protein codes for the protein MGKVKKVHNAPIEDISSLGAMKGLALGLQHVFTLFASTVLVPILTGLDIGVALIMSGIGTLIFHFITQSKVPAYLGSSFSFIAPVILAGELYGLEYARGGIIVAGFIYIIFALLISIYGSEKILKYFPPIVTGPIIIVISMTLAPNAINMASQDWLLSMLTLVTIIAISVFGKGFLRIVPVIIGLGAGYLLASILGRVDYSPIAQAAWFGIPNFSLPKFNLGATMIVAPIALTTVVEHIGDVLAMSGVVKKDLAKDPGLTRTLIGDGVATSVSALFGGPANTTYSQNTGVVALTKVWDPKVMRIAAVITILIGLIPKLNAFTSTIPKPVIGGAVIVLFGMIASIGARTLVDNRVDFSKSRNMIIIAVILVFGLGGATIPIKLSFVEIKLVGMALAAIVGIILNIILPFEVDDEEESLMEEA
- the whiA gene encoding DNA-binding protein WhiA codes for the protein MSFSAVTKGELARIYSKDRCCQLAELAALIRMCGTLQLVGGAQKLNIKLTTENPAIARKLFKLFKDLFGVHIEVMIRRNPRLRKNNHYLMVVTHGMGSTDILEKVKILKKEANSFDISYGVPLMLLQNRCCRRAYLRGAFLGGGSVSDPEKTYHLEFVTHSHEHSESLRDLINDFQLTSKIVERKGSYVVYLKEGDQIVDLLNIMEAHSALLELENVRIYKQMRNDVNRIVNCETANLSKTVDAAIRQIENIEYIKNTVGLGYLPENLREIAEIRLEYEDATLKELGEMLSPAIGKSGVNHRLRKIDEIATKLQEGKIKN
- a CDS encoding NUDIX hydrolase, coding for MREEISAGGVVVFGNTILLLKKYNGDWVLPKGKVELDETFEQTAIREVYEEASVKVEVIKYLGEIHYTYKNNWEDNNLINKTVHWFLMQSRTMDCIPLREEGFIDAKFIHMNRSADLAKYHDEKEIITKAIAEYNKTSNA
- a CDS encoding M28 family peptidase; the protein is MKKVCLKLAMPLLFFIVLTTVFSSGQPMKTSINESNIKSHLDSLTSPEYEGRLIGTKGNEKVLAYIEDHFKDMGLRSFTSEGYRQEFKAVNFTWNGVPKFNVIESDGKFVDAYEEQKNFMFIMDNMSMGGSFKGRMNHITDPKEITQGDEQFKDQAVLIDYEDNPMKKLRLSDEEIDHRLYYLGKAKVIIYLDHNFTTKRKVHLGDKNTMIPANGLIKIGVPKNTYKALLDYTNRGYHLDIHIPITFQEILSSNIYNVLPGKNYPNGDYLVIATSIDGLGLNWDGKVYPGAADNGASISLILELARILSTTEKPLDSNLLFAGFNGKHTGSMGVEQYLRDSMTFPEKAEIIYLDHLSSDGDTPLKIATFVKPRTERKTANKILHQLATTADGQNISYELDDGYLQGEYALFRNFGMIASTLTYDCNENIGTVLDTSDSINLSKVAEVGALLEAYITEYGQFNLFSEISQVLKSIGWLIVVGIVLFILKYGLSDKKGFEKLNSWFDSNPVMSSYLLILFFISILTMQIQHSISETAGILLKDTIITWGSIVEMFAHNIFTTLPMLAYLGMVTVIPIGLVFIVFMYLSKKLNKNVYVLLLSFSTYIVFMKFFNEFYDDRYTVIYPKLLSPYGSQYVIIFLILLFSLLVTWMFSKETHKISHLRTTVLFLFLFIILTTFTYSPYVFAKEVVNARSVNGRLKL
- the ftcD gene encoding glutamate formimidoyltransferase is translated as MSNVKKVVQCVPNFSEGRDLDKVERIINPFRGKEGVKLLDYSTDFDHNRAVVTVVGEPEAVKHAVIEAMRIAIEEIDMTKHEGQHPRMGAIDVVPFIPIKNMTMEEAVELAKEVGKEAWEKYNLPIFLYEKAASNPERENLATVRKGQFEGMAEKVKAPEWAPDFGNGEIHPTAGITAVGARMPLVAFNVNLDSPTLEIANKIAKNVRHLSGGLRYCKGIGIELKERGIVQVSMNMTDYTKTALYRAFELIKIEARRYGVNVIGSEIIGLLPMEALIDTAVYYLGVEDFSMDQVLEYRMME
- a CDS encoding urocanate hydratase yields the protein MINNIDISNAMTIKLDNILPEMPPFVEGIRRAPDRGFKLTKEQTETALKNALRYIPEELHEALAPEFLEELMTMGRIYGYRFRPEGQIKGKPIQEYQGNCIEGKAFQVMIDNNLDFDVALYPYELITYGETGSVFQNWMQYRLVKKYLEVMTDHQTLVLESGHPLGLFRSKPDSPRVIITNALMIGMFDNLEDWEIAEQMGVANYGQMTAGGWMYIGPQGIVHGTFNTLLNAGRLKFGMGPEEDLKGKLFISSGLGGMSGAQPKAIEIAGGVGIVAEVDYSRIKTRYDQGWVKRYSADLKEVFDIAKEYIEKKEPMSIAYHGNIVDLLQYVVDHHIKLELLSDQTSCHAAYDGGYCPQGLTFEERTVMLKKDRGAFKKRVDETLRTHFNLIKTLVERGTYFFDYGNSFMKAIYDAGVKEISKNGIDEKDGFIFPSYVEDIMGPELFDYGYGPFRWVCLSGDHEDLIKTDKAAMDCIDPTRRGQDRDNYVWIRDAEKNQLVVGTQARILYQDAMGRTKIALKFNEMVRNGEVGPIMLGRDHHDVSGTDSPFRETANIKDGSNVMADMATQCFAGNAARGMSLIALHNGGGVGIGKSINGGFGMVLDGSERVDKILNSAMPWDVMGGVARRAWARNENSISTSMEYNKNNEGTDHITIPYVPKAELVQGLVEAAFNKK
- a CDS encoding gluconeogenesis factor YvcK family protein; its protein translation is MSVFLGLIGLITVFLSLKSGIVSILEFVYYPVTLTGKTDNGKLDKKIYDKKILARGPRVVVIGGGTGLSVLLRGLKLFTSNITAIVTVADDGGGSGKLREDLGMLPPGDIRNCILALADMEPTMEQLLQYRFKEGDLKGQSFGNLLIASMNDISGNFEEAIQKICDVLAVTGKVLPVTLRNITLYAKLQNGTVVKGESNIPIRSKAEKSPIEKVFIKPKEAETIKDALCAIEDADIVLLGPGSLYTSVVPNLLVKNIKESLNKTTAIKVYITNVMTQPGETDGYTVSSYVKGLLNHWPEGRLDYVIANTGTISDIVSSKYETEGSEVTKLTEYDREILSHMGIQLITADLIDIKKDYVRHDAIQLSKMIIDLVLQYKVASDKSRIIDYFYLRELLKKS